From Coffea arabica cultivar ET-39 chromosome 9c, Coffea Arabica ET-39 HiFi, whole genome shotgun sequence, one genomic window encodes:
- the LOC113707898 gene encoding protein RETARDED ROOT GROWTH-LIKE-like: protein MTGFWRNKFYYQISFSIINNAPMKTIPLSPSSIRTLFTHSNPTKYLNPHSNPSKLKNAFVFNLISRNYSHSSSSMPAHPFFASRRNPGFAVAKCLSSVSSSPNTVGWNDAISCSEIGDGGASEAEVTALSEVDDDDDAIAGSIPVRAYFYSTSVDLRGLMDQNKPNLIPPSSRMTNYVVLRFGKTKSKPNALGASLSGSDCSYMVVFHYGSIVLFNVRDHEIEGYLNIVEKHASGMLPDMKRDEYEVREKPTLNTWMQGGLDYIMLQYLNIDGIRTIGSVLGQSIALDYYVRQVDGMVAEFTDINRGMEKTGTFKMERKKLFQLVGKANSNLADVILKLGLFERSDIAWKDAKYAQIWEYLRDEFELTQRFASLDFKLKFVEHNIRFLQEILQNRKSDFLEWLIIILIAAEILISVYDIAHKSAITSL from the exons ATGACGGGATTTTGGAGGAACAAGTTTTACTATCAAATCTCATTCTCCATAATCAACAATGCCCCCATGAAAACCATCCCACTTTCTCCTTCTTCAATTCGAACACTTTTCACTCACTCGAATCCCACAAAATATCTAAACCCCCATTCGAACCCTTCTAAGTTAAAGAATGCTTTtgtatttaacttgatttcgcGGAATTATTCGCATTCCTCGTCATCCATGCCTGCCCATCCATTTTTTGCCTCCAGACGAAACCCTGGCTTTGCTGTAGCTAAATGCTTATCCTCGGTTTCGTCGTCGCCGAATACCGTGGGCTGGAACGACGCCATTTCCTGCTCGGAAATTGGGGATGGTGGGGCAAGTGAAGCTGAAGTTACGGCTTTGTCGGAggtggatgatgatgatgatgcaaTTGCTGGTTCTATTCCAGTTAGGGCTTATTTCTACTCCACTAG tgtGGACTTAAGGGGCTTAATGGATCAAAACAAACCGAATTTAATTCCACCCTCATCTCGTATGACTAATTATGTGGTCTTAAGATTTGGCAAGACCAAGTCCAAGCCCAAT GCTCTGGGTGCTAGTTTAAGTGGAAGTGACTGCTCATACATGGTTGTTTTTCACTATGGCTCAATTGTCCTTTTTAATGTTCGGGATCATGAAATTGAGGGATATTTGAACATCGTAGAAAAACATGCTTCTGGAATGCTCCCTGACATGAAAAGAGATG AATATGAGGTCAGAGAAAAGCCAACTCTGAACACTTGGATGCAAGGGGGTTTGGATTAcataatgttgcaatatttaAATATTGATGGGATTCGTACCATTGGCAGTGTTCTTGGTCAAAGTATTGCCCTTGATTACTATGTTCGCCAG GTTGATGGAATGGTTGCAGAATTTACTGACATTAATCGTGGAATGGAGAAAACAGGCACATTCAAGATGGAACGAAAAAAGCTTTTCCAGCTAGTTGGAAAGGCCAATTCCAATCTTGCTGATGTGATTCTTAAACTTGGACTCTTTGAACG GTCAGACATAGCGTGGAAGGATGCTAAGTATGCTCAAATATGGGAATATCTCAGGGATGAATTTGAATTGACTCAGAGATTTGCAAGCCTGGACTTTAAGTTGAAATTTGTGGAG CATAATATCCGTTTTCTCCAGGAGATTCTTCAAAATAGGAAGTCAGATTTTCTGGAATGGCTTATCATTATACTTATAGCTGCAGAAATCCTCATATCTGTTTATGATATTGCCCACAAATCAGCAATTACGTCTCTATGA
- the LOC113709042 gene encoding antimicrobial ginkbilobin-2-like protein, whose product MDFQKLSFTIAVLCIALLAQIAAGAEPLYHTCTTYKNFTANRDYDRNLNILLNDLYYNTPASGYKYISVSGKKSKNDSVYGSALCRGDISKADCQICVFEAAKVIRQICPYHIAANIWYDYCSLEYSNFNDFGYPLSTGYFIRSEFRVSSPLSSLAQIQKFLYGLSDEASASKNLFAKGIIEIEGHLLLYVYGLVQCPLDLTPANCSTCIKGRIDDLSDLFDGKGAQFVSATCNVRYEFYPFFKP is encoded by the coding sequence ATGGATTTCCAAAAACTGAGCTTTACCATTGCTGTTCTATGCATTGCTTTGTTAGCCCAAATCGCAGCTGGGGCTGAACCTCTCTACCATACATGCACCACCTATAAAAACTTTACAGCCAACAGGGACTATGACAGGAACTTGAACATTCTTTTAAACGATCTTTACTATAATACTCCTGCATCAGGATACAAGTACATATCTGTATcgggaaaaaaatcaaaaaatgacTCAGTTTATGGCTCAGCTCTCTGTAGAGGAGATATCTCAAAGGCCGACTGTCAAATCTGTGTTTTTGAGGCAGCAAAAGTGATTCGCCAAATCTGTCCATACCATATAGCAGCAAACATTTGGTACGACTATTGTTCACTGGAATACTCAAACTTCAACGATTTTGGATACCCTTTAAGTACGGGGTATTTCATAAGGAGTGAATTTCGTGTAAGCAGCCCTCTATCATCACTGGCTCAAATTCAGAAGTTTTTGTACGGATTGTCTGATGAGGCTTCTGCATCAAAGAATTTGTTTGCTAAAGGGATTATTGAGATTGAAGGGCATTTACTACTGTACGTCTATGGATTGGTTCAGTGCCCCTTGGATTTGACTCCTGCCAATTGTAGCACTTGCATTAAGGGAAGGATTGATGATCTTTCCGATCTCTTTGATGGGAAAGGAGCTCAATTTGTTAGTGCAACTTGCAACGTTAGATACGAGTTCTATCCTTTCTTCAAGCCTTAA